AGAACCAGAGCAGCGAAGGACCCTAAAGGATGCTGGTCATGGCTAAGCAGCTCTGAGTTGTTCTTCCTTTGTTACCTGTCCAAGGTAACAAAGGGTTGGAGAGGAACGCTGTCTGGTTGTATTCCAAAGACTAATGGGGACTTTGTTACCAGAGGTCCAAGAGCCAGAcctctgacctcagactcatCAGGAAATGGGAAAATGTCTTGTTTGGCAGCTTCCTCTCTTGATACCATCTGGGCATGTGAAACTATTTCTGATGGAGGTCAAATGAAGTTTTCCTTTGGGGGCATTCCAGCTGAGCTCCTGAGGGCCAGGAGGGCCATTGTCTTTGTAAGTCCTACTCTGTAGCCCCAACTCTCCCTACTACATCGGCTAACTTGGGCCCTAGGTCAAAACGCCTGGAGGACATGTCTGGACACCACCAGGACATTTAACTGACTGGTCTCTTGTGGTTTCCGTTCACTCTCTCCTTGTAgggggtatgtatgtgtatctgtatccCATATGTATGATCCCATTAGACCTCGGGAAGAAAGCTGACAAGTGTAGATACAAGAAAGGCTGGCCTTCACCCCACCTGCACCCACAAACTGTGTCTCCCAGGAGGGAGATGCAGGTGTCTCTGGAGACAGGGTGTCGCAGGGCTCTACAGTCTGTGATCTTTTTCTTTACTGAATGTATGGGGCCCCTggaagaggccaggaaagggtagACCCATCTGGGGAGAAAGCCAACTTTCcggttttgtgtgtgttcttgcctCTGTaattcctctctcctctgtctagGACTCTTCCCCcactgtgtataccaggctggcaaACCTCGGAGCCGACAGGCTCTATAACTAGACAGTGACCATTAAACCTGGCTTGAGTCTCTGCTCTGGCAGTTTGTGGATGGTTTATTTATCTTAGCCTGTGGGCGGGACCAGCACACTTCAAAAGGGCGTGACGTAACTAAAGAGAATCTTCTAAGTGTTGCTGTCTGCATCGTCtagaaattaaatgtaaaataggTATCATCCGAGTGTTAAGATAGACAAGAGAATGGCAGACTTTTTCTTATAAACCAGACAGTAAATATTTTGGGCTTTAGAGGCTCCACCATTTACTCAGCCTCAACTGCACGGCTCTAGCAGACAAATGCCCACAAACAGTAAGTAGATGAACGAGTGTGGTTCTGTCCCGGTGTGGTAATCTGTTTGTTAGAGTAAAATGCCCAAGACAgggtgattgattgattgattttttatatttatttatttattatatatacaatattctgtctgtgtgtatgactgcaggtcagaagagggcaccagacctcattacagatggttgtggttgctgggaattgaactcaggacctttggaagagcaggcaatgctcttaacctctgagccatcgctccagcccacAGGGTGATTTATGAGGAAAAAAAGGGTTACTTAGCTTACAGTTTGGAGGATTAAAGCCCAAGATCTGGGGTCGTCTTTGTTGTGCATGTCAGGAGGGCCTCATGGTGTATGACATCACAGTAATGGGAGGACATGCAGAAGAGATCacatgctgagacaggaggcaaGAAAGATTCAGGGGTCTGGTTTGCTCTTCTTATAACAGCTTGCTCTTGTAAGAACAAATCCAGGCTCCTATGAGAACTACAGTAATGTCTTCTAAGGATGATGCCCCCAATGACCTAATTATCTCACTAGACCCTCTGTCGTAAAGGTTTCACCTTTCAGCTCTACCACCCTGGGGTCCAAGCGTCTGGGACATGAATCTTTTAGGTACTCATTCAAATTGCTGCCAAAATATAACATCCAGTGAAATTTTACTTGTGGGCATTAAAATGTTAATGTCTTTTGAATTTGTTtcagcaagttaaaaaaaaagtcaaagttaCCAGTCTTACAGACCACACAAAAATTAAGCaggggagctgggcggtggtggcacacgcctttaatcccagcacttgggaggcagaggcaggtggatctctgtgagttcaaggccagcctggtctacaaNNNNNNNNNNNNNNNNNNNNNNNNNNNNNNNNNNNNNNNNNNNNNNNNNNNNNNNNNNNNNNNNNNNNNNNNNNNNNNNNNNNNNNNNNNNNNNNNNNNNagagaaaccctgtctcgaaaatcacacacaaaaaaaaaaaaaaattaggcaggGGTTCTGCCCCACAGCCGTAGTTTCCCCACCGCTGACAGAGCCTCAGAAGCAGCATCACAGTACCTGAGCAAGCGAGAGTGCAGATACCCTGGGCTAGAGCTAGTACACATGACGATTGTCTAAATCCCCAAGGAAGAGATTGCTTCCCTGCAGGCTTCTCTTGAAAGGCCAGATCAAGCTTCCTAATTGCTACAATGGCAAAATGCTCGGGTTGggtggtggcttttttttttttttaaaacggTGGGAAACAGCTCACTTTcataaaattttgattattaCCAGGATATTTTCATCTTGGGCTAAAAGCATATTCATCTAATGGGTATGTTAATACTCAATGACTTCTTCACGAGCAGTAAGTATTCTgcagcatagaaaaaaaaaagatggaattttTACTCTTTCTTATAGACGTACCCTGTCAGAAACTGAACTGGGTTATACCCTGACTAGGCCTCTTGGGGCTGCTGTAAGGGACTCTCCTGGTAGATCCCAAGAGGGTGAGGTCTAGGCCCTTACCACCCTACACGGATCTCAGCTGATCTTAGAAGCTAAGTAGGGTCAGTCCTGGTTtgtacttggatgggagaccaGAGAGGAGAAGAGCTATAATCACCCTAACCTCTTCTGTGTATGAAATTGAACCACTGCAGCCCTCTTCTGTCCGGGAAGTTGTCTTTCTCACTTTGGGAGGAACACTGCCAGTCCCATCAAGTCAGTAAGTGAAATACAGATGTTGAGGTCAGAGCTCTCCCATAGTCcacctctgtgtattttctgttttacaaagTTGCCTTTGCTCCGGCTGAGCCCCTGGTTGAGAGGACCGTGCTGGTCGAAAGCAGGCTGGGAAGACTGACTACGTTCTCCTTCTCCCCTTACGTTTTCTGAGCTCTCTCGCCTTCCAAACCTGtatctcttctgctttttctgctcATCCCACTGCTAAGCTACAAGCTCCCTGGATCGTGGTTAGGCTATGCAGTTTGTCTGTCGGGTCTTGCAAGACTTTGCCTCATCCCCTCAGACAGCACTTCAGGGGGAACAGAGAAGGCCGGTGTGCCGGAATGAGAGTCCAGTGCATGGGCTAGCCTAGTCTTTCTTCCACCTGGTCTCTCAACTCCTCCCCTTTCTGTATTTGTACCACTTATcttgtctcctaggcaaccaatGGTGATGCTGTACTTTCCCCACCCACATGGCAAAAAAAGCTCAGGCCCTGCAGTAAGGACAGTTGGCTTTTTTGGTCAGGCCCCAGGGAGTCTGTGcctgctgcttcctctcccaGGGCTTTGAAAGAGAAGGCTAAAACTGCCAGTCAGGCCCTTTCATCATGCTCAGACACTGATGGGCAGAAGATATCAAATGGCCAAGATCCTTAGAAGTGTCCTGAGGCCTTCCCTTCCTGTGTGTGCCAGCCTGATTACTGTCCCTGgagcacagagaacacagaactATGGCCTGAGCACCATCCTTCAGTGAACCAGGAGACACAGTCCTGCTAGGCAACGTGGGCACTGGCATAGATAAGGTGATGTGCACAGAGGCTGGAGGGGActggagccaggcagtgctgTGTACTTCTTTCCCCTCACGCCCACGGCTCCCTCACTTGGTTTGGTTTACTTTAGGTGTGGGTCTCAGTATCACTCCAAGGCCACACTGCTAGATAACTGAGAACCTATTCCAAAGACAGGGTGCCAGCAGCCACTCCTGTCACCAGCGACACAAAACCAACCCCCATAGACTAGCCTGAAATGGTCCTTCATCTGcttcaaaatggatcaaaagcCTCGTTGGGAAATTCTGACGGTTGCTGGCTGATTAATAATGGACGGCTGTTCTCTGAGCACATCTGTGACCAGCCAAGCTTTCTGGGATAAGGCGGTCCTACCAGAGTTCATTTGTTTGCATGAGCCCTGACCAGTGCTGCCCATCCACTTCCAACCCTCCCTCCAGGGCAGTTCTGGGGGGCCCTGACCTTCCACCTTGAGCTACTGTCTTCTTTATGCCATTTTGGCAAGAATGGCTAAGGCTAGACTAGTGTTTCATTCCTGGATCCTAGGGTAGAAAAACAATTAAGATAAAAAAGACAGATGTTCAAGCCTGCGTGCTACTGTTGGTTCTGCTTGCCTTCATCTACTCTGGGCCAAATGCTGCCTGCCCTCAGACAAATGGAATGGAAAGTGTCCTTCCTCTTAACTGAAAGTTTACATAGAACTGCTtcgtgtgtgcattgtgtgtatgtgtgtgtgtatgagtgcttgtGTGATAATTCCAGCAAAGCATTTCCATGAGAGGAGAGTATGGTCTTACTCCAAGAGCCTAAGACAGGAAAGGGAACCTTAAGCTGTGGAcccctgaaagccagaagacatGTGCTTCACAGTACCACATCCCCAGTCCTTAGAGCATAGGCCTGATGCAGTAGGacactgcttgttcatttccccactgcccagactcccgaaataaccacacagaaactgtaccaACTAGcagcatatggaggggaatcccacatcagcctgaGGCTACAGAGGGGAAACGGTCAGGGTGTTTTGCAGTGGTCAccactattttttgtttgtttgttttttgagacagggtttctttgtttagccctggctgtcctggaactcacttcgtagtccaggctggtcttgaactcatagagatccgcctgcctctgcctcctaagtgctgggattcaaggtgtgcaccaccatgtctggctgtaGTGATCACTACTATTGgtcctccctttctctgtgctCTACTCTTCCTTTAGAAGGGCAGAGTTAGGAAGGAGTGATTTAGATCAGTTACAGCCAAAGCCCTGGGCTGAGACCTTCCTCTTCCGATAAGACCTGGAGCAAGCTGTAGGGACGCAGATCTGCCATCAGCCCTGTGGCTCGACCACACTGGAAAAGCACTATGTAAGACAAACCTCAATAGCCATGATCTTGGTGGCCCCTCTCGCAGGGAGAGATAGGATGACCTTGCATCCAAAAGTAAGAAACGTGACTGTTACATGGCCCCCAGAGCCCCCAAGGTTTGGGTTCCCCTGAGCATCATCTCCCACGGTTTATTACCTCCTTAGGAGGCCTAAAGCCAGGCTCAGGAAGATAAAAGGACAGAACAACCCATCTGCTTTCCATTTGTTTAATGCTTTGAACCTTGTTCCCTAGTCTAGCCCTCACAACATCCCTGTGAGGTAGGATGAGAAGCAAACAGTCTGCCCATGCCACCCAGTGTCAGGAGCTGAGACACTCATACAGCAACCTTGCCAGTATCCAGCTGGCACACCTTTCCGTTCACGACACCAGGTTCTCTGTGCCAGTCACAGACAAGGGTCTTGGGGGTGGGTACTAACCCAGAGACTTCCTTGTGCTCTGAACTTGCTTAAGGGCATTCAGGTGGAGTGTCCCACAGAGGTCAAGGTAAGTACACCAAAGTTCTAGAGGTCTGGGGTCATCAGCTTCCACAGCCATGGTGGTCTCAGATGAGCATTCTGCCTTCTCTGTGTGCCCTGGCTCACTGCTTACTCTCAGAGAAAATCCTCAGGCATGGTCAGGCAGCAAGAATCCCGATTCCCTCTCCCACAGCGCCTTCCCATGCTGTTACACTCCAAAACCCAGGGAGAGGGGGGGAAGGTGAAGGCTGGCTGACTCAGCCTGCAAGTGCTTAGAGATCTGGAGCTGAAAGGCCCCAGCACCATTCAACTAATGATTATTATTAACTCTGAACAGGCCTTGGCACAGCAGCCAGCTGGCTCAGGGGGGAATGCCTGGATCTCCCACAGTGAGGTTTGAAAAACAAGACCCACGGCAGCCGTGCATGGGGGTGGAAAGGTGGGGACAATGAGACGGGGCAGGCCAATGTCACGAAGGAAAGGTGGCCTGCCTTGGGAGGGGGAGAGCAAGCACAGGCTGGCTTGCATGGGGATGCcagccagagaaggaagcagtTCTGAGGCTGAACTCCTGTCATTCACTCACTGCCACCCCCAGCCCCAATGGGACTCCAAGGGAGCATACAGGAACAAAGGGGCTTCTGAGAAGGCTCCAAACCTGAACAGTATGCCTGTTACCATTTGGATTTAATACAAAACTATCTTTCTAATGCCCTCAAGGTTGAATCTGAGTATAATCAAGCTTGGAACACAATCAAATATGGAATCAGGACTTAGCATGATATGGAAATTTGTACAAATGATGGGAGACTTTTAAATCTTGAGCATCCTGAGTatcatcccccaccccactttcaaaagcaaaacaggcCAACTGCTTGCAGCTTCCCCTAGTCAAGGAACACTGGAAAAGGACAGTCACgtgtgcccccctcccccatggtctctgcctctctgccaaGAAGCCCAGGTAGTATCCAGACACTGGAAGATACAAAGAGGAAGGGCAGACAGTGGGAAGAGGGAGCACACAGCCAGCAGGCATATGCAGCCGGCAGCCACGGATTCCAGCTGGAGGAAGAGTACCCTGGCACTGAGGTCTAATGGTTATCCAGCTGCTGCCCCAGGATGTGAGGGCAGGTGGTGATGGAGACGTGGAAAGACAGAAGGGGAGGGaattcccgccccccccccactcaaaTCTGGCCTACCAGCAAGAAGGGCTCATCCTGGTGACCTGCTCCCTATACTGCGGTCAGATCCCTAAGCAGGAGGCCACTGCTATCTGtgccctcctctctgctctgcacCGATGCCCTCCAGGCCCACTGGTCAGAGGAAGCGACAGCTGGGTCCCTTCTTCCTGCAGAATATAAATGACTCCCCTTCCTCCCGGGGCTGGGAATAGACATCAGATGGCACAGCCCACGCAAACTGCCGGCTGTCAGCACgcctgcccgcccgcccgcccaCCAGCCCCCGCACCACCTGGGAAGAGGCAACACCTCAGGCAGGCTCAGGCTTTCCGGCATCGCCTCTCTCTCTGAGAACGAGCTGCTGAACCTTACCTGGCCCACCCTGGGAAACCCTACATCAAAGTGACCCTAGTGAGACCCTCTTTCATGTGGCCCAGTAACCATTCCTTCCAAGCTCACAGCACACTGGACAGCTTGAGAGGGAGAGCGGGtgttgaaaaagacaagaatgGTTTCCCTCTGCGCTGCACGAGCCTCTGTTCAGTAAGCTGTATTTAGACAACTTATGAGAGATGCTATCTCCCTGAGAAAAAGCACAGTGAGGGCCACTAAGAGGCCACTTCAGCTCTAGCGTCCCCATCCCCATACTATTGAATCCCACCCGCCTAATTTCTGAGCTACCTGGAGAGGAGGCCTTAAATCTTCAGAGGATCCGAGACATAGAACAGATACTTCTCCTTTGTCTGTGCTCAAGCCCCTATACTGCAGGCCTCCCATAGTTTCTGATgggctctgcctcccagggagAAAGCTGGGCGAGGACATTTCCTGGCTCAGCAATCTCTACTCCTTATTAGGATCTCCTGGACTGACCCACACCACAGCTAAGCATTTTGACATCCAGTCCTCACCGCTAAGGATGCTCTGAGGAACTCAGCTGGACCAAGGAGGTATCTTGGCAGGGAAGAGAGCCCAGTTGGTACCAAAATCATCCCACTCTTAAGCCAAGGGGCTGGCAGGGAACAGCTAAGGAAAACTTAAATGACAAGAAGGGAAGGACAATCAGGGAGACACTGAGTTCCTTGAATCAAGGGGGTCCCACtccctggtttttattttgttccaaaAGCCCAAGAATAGTTCCCTGGAGCAATGTGCTAAGTAAATACTCTAAGTCCTACGGGCAGTGTCAGATGCCCTGAGAATGAATGTCGAGAGAATGCCCAGACTCTACAATCTAGACCCAGAGGTAGCCTGAAGGAAGTTCTTAGCTGAGCTAAGGAGGTCAGGAGTCCAGGGCTTGGTTAAGGACAATGCCCTTCTGTTCCTCCAAAGAACTTTAAAGTGACTTTAGTGCCTTTACTATCTTATTGTCCAGGGGACCCTCACCTCGGTCCCTTCTTTCCATGATTCGTGGCCCTTGTTCCTTGGTTCAGGAGTGGAGCCAGCACAGATTTCTGAAGGATGCAGGTATAGAGTTGTCCTTCCAGGGGAGTGAAGGAAGCATGGAGGAGAGAATTACATCCTGAGCTGTTCACATGGTCCAGAGCTATGGGGGTATTCAGTAACATCAATCTGCCGGACACCAAATGATAAAGGATGCGGAAACTGAGGTCCTGAGATACGGAGCTTGTCTAAGGGCGACTGTACAGCACAGCCAAAGAGACCACAGGCTCTCCACAGTACCGCCTTTCCAAAGGGACCCCGATATCTGCCTGTGGCTGTCACTCATAACCAACAGGAACTCCACAAGCAAATAATCACCACcgtcaccatcagcaccaccacctaATACTTTTGTATCCCATCAAGGTGAGGCTTCAGGTTCTCCAGAACCTTCCACTTGCACCCAGTAGTACATTTCCCCCATTGGAGCCCACCAGATCATCCCTCAGCAGTAACAGCTAGGGTTTCTGCACCCTGTGGCTCAACCACGCAGTGCAAAACATCGTCTGCCTCTGGGGTGTGCCAAGGAACCGCTGAAGTCCAAGAATCCCGCCTAGGCTCAGAGTTTGGAGGCATTCACATTTCCACTTTCTTCCTTGGCAAGTAGGAGCTGGAGATCTGGTGCATGATCACCAGGGCCGGGTACACCGGTAGTGCCAGGCACAGGTACCAGGCtgcacctttaatctgggcctgGAACCACACTGAGTACATGCCCAAGAGCACTGTTACTGTAGCCATCAGGTAGACGACCAGGCCGCATGTCAGATGGTAGAGCTTGAGACGAGCCACCCTTGAGACCCGGGCTGCCCGCGGACAGAGGAGGCCGAGCCCACACAGTGCCTGTCCCGCAGTGGCCACGAGCGTCAGAACTCCTATCCAGCTGTGCCAGGACACCATATGGGACAGCTCGCTGCGGATCTTGCTGGAGATGATAAAGCCCAAACCCAGGATAGCGCAGAGGATGGCCATGGTCTGCCCTGCCCAGTGCAGTCGAATCCGGGTCTTTCGAGAGCAGAAGAAGAACGGGGAGTGCTCAGGGGAGAGGAGTAGGATAGCTTCAGCCATGCAGAGACAGAACTGTAAACACAGGAGAAGGTCAGTGAACCTCTGGTCTGCATGGGGCCCGAGAAAAACACATCCAGAAAAACATGGGAGCTTAAAGGGACTTCCTGCCTCACACACGCCGTTTCTGGAGCACAGAACAGCACGACCTTGATAACATCcctctcacttcttcctttcaGACCCTCGAGGAGAAATAGCCCCTCCCCAACCTCAAGCCCCTGATAGTTTACTACATTTCCCCCAATCCTATAGGTTTCGGGGAAAGATCAAGCCTTCTTTGACCCTATCTCTCTGATCTTTAAAAAGGCTGAAAAACGGAATGCTTCCCCAAGGGTTAAGGTAAGTATATTCAAACTCACCGCCAAGGCCATGAACACAGGGTGCCAGGAGAAAAGACCTAAGTAAGAATCAAAGAGAACAGGCTGACAGCTGGACATCACTGATATTGCAAAAACCTGGCCACAAGGGAAAGGTCAGCATACCGTCTCAAGCCTAAGCAAGAATCAGGAACTCACCGCAAAGGGGTAGCGGCCAAGGGGGCCCTTATACCACCTTGGCCTGAGTTCTGCATCTGCTGCCAGCCCAGTCCTAGAGTAGACCTTAGTCTGCCCGAGACCCTCCCCGCGCCTTTCCATAAGGGACCTCATTCTAAGGAAGTGTCAGTTCTCTTTTCAAGTCCCACCCTCCCAAGATTTCCGGGGACCCACCCACTACGCCTTTACAACCACTCCTCGACCCGCCCCTCCTCAGCTGAGGGTCTAGGTTTCTCGTATCCGAGCGTGCCCAAAGCAGCCCCTCCAGCACCTAGGCTCCGCCCCCTCTCAtagccccgcccctccccgcaCACTCACTGGTTCCTGGCCGGGACAGCACAGTCAGAAAGATGGTGAAGCCCAAAGCTATCAGGTGCGCCAAGATCCCACTGCCTCTCCGCAGCCAGCGGGTCAGTCTCGGCTCCCTCGCTGGAGCGGGAACCAGACCTACCTCCTCGAGCTGCATGGCAATGCCAAGCCGGCCGGTACAGTCCAGCAAACAGAGGCTTCTTCCGGGTTTGCGATCGCGGAGGCGGCGGCGGCTACAGGAGAGGCTCCTCCCCGGGGAGGCTTCGGGGCCGTGTGGCGGAGGCGCCCACAGCGCCCTCTGCAGACTGGGGGGGAAGCGCTTCGGGCCCCAAAGGGCGGCTCCCGGAAACCTCTATTGACCTAACCAAGCTCCCAACCCACCTTCATTTCTACTTTTGTATCTACAAGGGTATCTCAAGCCGCCGGTGAAAATTACATCCGTAGCAACTGATATCAGCGAAACTCCAAATCACACACTTGGTTTGCTGACCCAAGAGCGTGACCCAGTGTTTTGAGCAGCTTTCCAGAAGCACTGGATTCCCCTGGCTGCTCACTCTGTGACTTTTCTAGCTTGTTCAGGTACGAGATTCCTCCCTGCCCAAACATAAacgaaaagaaaaagccaaaacatAGTGACCCAAACCTGGTGAATTAAAAAATGAGAACCGAAATACGTAGTCGCATCCCTATTTACAGGAGTATTTGTCCCCCAAAGACCCGAGGCACTTCCAGCTTTTGTCACCTCCACACCAGCTATGCAGCCTTGAGGAGCGAGGTGATCCAGAGGAACCAGGCCCCCCCCCCACAACCTCAAGTTCTGTAACACTATTACCTCCAAAAAGGTATGGCCCACCCTATCCAAGAGAAGAAGCTTTATACCGTTcttcaggaggcaggggctggggagatggctcagtggttaagaacacgtCCTGGGGTTCACAGCTTACTGGAACTAGCTTGGGGGATCCCACACTTGTGGCCTCTACAGacatcacatgcacatacccacacacacataattaaagaaattaaaaaaaaaaaaacgggccAAGACTTCTAGAGCAGTTATCACCAAGTTCAACCTCAACATGGTTGACAAACTAAGGCTGAGTTTAGAAATGGGAAGGGCAAGAACAGCCGAAGAGACCGAGGAAATAATCTGTAGAGGGATGGAAACCGAATTGCAAGAGAATCAGAAAAGGGCCGTAAACTAACTCCCACAAATCCTCAGGACAAAAACTCCAGGGCAGAGTCAAAAGTGtaacttccctcccttccttgtttcctttcccAGAGGAGCCGGAGTTGTCTCTCTGGGACGCCTTGCTCATTCAGGGCCATACGCCTTCTCATCCTCTCTGGAAGGAGATGCCTACTGACACCAGCTCCAGgttgtgtgccctgtgtgtgtgtgtgtgtgtgtgtgcatgagtgtgtactGCTCATCGTCTCAGCCTCTCaggacagggctggggagagtAAAGACACTCATTCAGCTACATCATTTTTCATCCttttctatgtttctgtttttatattttcttagcaGCAACAGAACAGGGAGACAGTCTTGAggtattttaaagagtttttttttcttaaaaaaaataatataaagttataaaaagcGGCAGCAGCCTGGGGCCCGGATCTGGAGGGGAGGAGGTGCTGGCGGCTCCGTTGCAGTGGGCAGGCACTTTCTCGTTAATGGGCTTTTGACTGCAGGAAGACAAGAGGTAAGAGACAGGGTCAGGGTAGGGGCCTACCTAGAATCCTTCCCTGTGAACATCTGGGCTAACCCTTGAATTCCTTCTGCTGGCCTGATAAACACGACTaagcaaggagaaaaagaatgcCAGCCTAACAGAGGCAGATTGGGTAGTGAACCtggagaacacacatacacacacctgtacacacagagGCAGGTCCTTTACCAACTATCAGATTTCCCTCATAGGTGCCAGGACAGTGAGCATGCGCCTAATCCATGCCTCAGGAGCCTATGATCCCGTCTCACCTCCCAGAAATCCCTCCTTACAGAGATCACAGGGATAGATGAAAGCACCCTCCAACAAAAAAGGTAAATAAACCTAACTGCAAGCTTTACTAGAAACCTGGAGAATCTACTATAATCCGAAGTGACTCTGTGGACCTTAAATTGAGTACTTGCTTTCTGATGTCCTAATGCCAGAGGAAGAACCAAACTACAGCAGCCCACTCATCAGCTACTCAGGATGCTGGGACCCAGACTCCCTTTCCCCTTTAGGAAAAGTAGCTCCAAGTCCTGGAGGGAGGACCACAGACAGCTCAAGAAGAAATGGTCCTTAGACTAAAGCACAAGTAAAGGTGGGATGGGACAGCTCAAAGGAGGAGGCTGGGCAGAGGAAAGGTGTCTCAGGCAGAAGCTGGGGTCACCTTGGAAACAGCTAACCAACCTTTCCCTAGTGTAGATGGCCCAGGAGTTCTCTCA
The sequence above is drawn from the Microtus ochrogaster isolate Prairie Vole_2 unplaced genomic scaffold, MicOch1.0 UNK25, whole genome shotgun sequence genome and encodes:
- the LOC101988313 gene encoding cytochrome b561 domain-containing protein 1 isoform X1 — protein: MQLEEVGLVPAPAREPRLTRWLRRGSGILAHLIALGFTIFLTVLSRPGTSLFSWHPVFMALAFCLCMAEAILLLSPEHSPFFFCSRKTRIRLHWAGQTMAILCAILGLGFIISSKIRSELSHMVSWHSWIGVLTLVATAGQALCGLGLLCPRAARVSRVARLKLYHLTCGLVVYLMATVTVLLGMYSVWFQAQIKGAAWYLCLALPVYPALVIMHQISSSYLPRKKVEM
- the LOC101988313 gene encoding cytochrome b561 domain-containing protein 1 isoform X2, which translates into the protein MALAFCLCMAEAILLLSPEHSPFFFCSRKTRIRLHWAGQTMAILCAILGLGFIISSKIRSELSHMVSWHSWIGVLTLVATAGQALCGLGLLCPRAARVSRVARLKLYHLTCGLVVYLMATVTVLLGMYSVWFQAQIKGAAWYLCLALPVYPALVIMHQISSSYLPRKKVEM